A single window of Streptomyces aquilus DNA harbors:
- a CDS encoding carbohydrate ABC transporter permease translates to MTSVTRRTPWTPWLYLTPALVVLGGLLAYPIYQLGLISLFRYTQAQVSGGEPTTFAGVGNYSALFGDPQFWQVLLATVVFAAACVVCTLAVGCALAVLLTRVRAVPRLALMLAALGAWATPAVTGSTVWLFLFDPDFGPVNRVLGLGDHSWTYGRWSAFFLVLLEVVWCSFPFVMVTVYAGIRAVPGEVLEAAALDGASQWRIWRSVLAPMLRPILVVVTIQSVIWDFKVFTQIYVMTNGGGIAGQNLVLNVYAYQQAFASSQYGLGSAIGVVMLLILLAVTLGYLRLLRRQGEEL, encoded by the coding sequence ATGACCTCCGTGACGCGCCGCACCCCCTGGACACCGTGGCTCTATCTCACCCCCGCTCTCGTCGTCCTCGGTGGCCTGCTCGCCTACCCCATCTACCAGCTCGGCCTCATCTCCCTCTTCCGGTACACCCAGGCCCAGGTCAGTGGCGGTGAACCCACCACCTTCGCAGGGGTCGGGAACTACTCGGCGCTCTTCGGCGACCCGCAGTTCTGGCAGGTGCTGCTGGCCACCGTGGTGTTCGCGGCCGCCTGTGTCGTCTGCACCCTCGCGGTCGGCTGCGCGCTCGCCGTGCTGCTCACGCGCGTGCGAGCGGTGCCGCGGCTGGCGCTGATGCTGGCCGCGCTGGGGGCGTGGGCGACTCCGGCGGTGACCGGGTCGACGGTCTGGCTGTTCCTGTTCGACCCGGACTTCGGCCCGGTCAACCGCGTCCTCGGTCTCGGTGACCACTCCTGGACGTACGGGCGCTGGTCCGCCTTCTTCCTTGTGCTGCTCGAAGTGGTGTGGTGCTCCTTCCCGTTCGTGATGGTGACCGTCTACGCCGGTATCCGCGCCGTCCCCGGCGAGGTGCTGGAGGCCGCCGCCCTCGACGGTGCCTCGCAGTGGCGGATCTGGCGGTCCGTGCTGGCGCCGATGCTGCGGCCGATCCTGGTGGTCGTCACCATCCAGTCGGTGATCTGGGACTTCAAGGTCTTCACGCAGATCTACGTCATGACGAACGGCGGCGGCATCGCGGGCCAGAACCTCGTCCTGAACGTCTACGCCTACCAGCAGGCGTTCGCCTCCTCGCAGTACGGCCTCGGCTCGGCGATCGGGGTCGTGATGCTGCTGATCCTGCTCGCCGTGACCCTCGGCTATCTGCGGCTGCTGCGCCGACAGGGGGAGGAACTGTGA